In the genome of Aureimonas sp. OT7, one region contains:
- a CDS encoding ATP-binding protein — MTADTRLANRKPLVDRSAAHSGVWRLLALSAFMLVVAAALAIAGHVSGGIAVLGIFGLLAVFGILSCFALALGFLQVSNRLSDAGLGRDFLDALPTGTLMTDRKGRIVYANRAYAETVGIEELAGARTLEQLLSREGEASEAIYRLANAARDGREAQEEFRLSRRLSGGAGAGWYRVVVRPMDSGGRSLNVWQVADISDERAEQEGFFQELQNAIDYLDHAPVGFFSSARDGSIVYLNATLAGWLGFDLATFDPGSVTVPELVGEEGRAFLSATGESEPDRIHVLDVDLVTRSGQRLPVRLMRQATATADERLGHMRTVVLNRSGQVAGAGDTLEKLEMRFNRFFHTSPMAIASLDSRGHVTRANAAFSRLFGAKVAEGTASLEGALRDEGREAMRGAIDAAARGQAGIPSLDVEIAGDPARSVRLYFSAVGDVADDGSEAALVYGIDFTDQRALEEQFAKAQKMQAIGNLAGGIAHDFNNVLTIITASVDFLLLNHRTGDPSFQDLLLIKQSANRAASLVRQLLAYSRRQTMRPKMLNLTDVVADMHLLLRRISGDLVKLERHHARDLWPVMADIGQFEQVVTNLVQNARDAMPDGGRIDIATRNVPATETAAFNYPELTFGDYVLVEVSDTGSGMPAEVAERIFEPFFTTKEIGKGTGLGLSMVYGIIKQSGGFIYVDSRPGEGTTFRIFLPRHVPAEVAQSAPETLAAATVPAGKLDLSGTATILLVEDEDHVRAGNVRALKMRGYDVHEASSGVEALAIMEELGGRVDLVVSDVMMPEMDGPTLLREMRKERPELKFIFVSGYAEDAFAKNLPEGARFGFLAKPFSLRELAVAVKEILDE; from the coding sequence ATGACGGCTGACACGCGCCTGGCCAACCGCAAGCCGCTGGTGGATCGCAGCGCCGCTCATTCGGGCGTATGGCGCCTTCTGGCCCTGTCCGCCTTCATGCTGGTCGTGGCGGCCGCGCTGGCGATCGCCGGGCACGTCTCGGGCGGAATCGCCGTCCTCGGGATTTTCGGGCTTCTGGCGGTCTTCGGCATCCTGTCCTGCTTCGCGCTGGCGCTCGGCTTCCTTCAGGTATCCAACAGGCTGTCCGATGCGGGCCTCGGCCGCGATTTCCTGGATGCACTGCCGACGGGCACGCTGATGACGGATCGCAAGGGCAGGATCGTCTATGCCAACCGCGCCTATGCCGAGACGGTCGGTATCGAGGAGCTGGCGGGTGCGCGTACGCTGGAGCAGCTCCTGTCGCGCGAGGGGGAGGCGTCCGAGGCGATCTACAGGCTGGCCAACGCTGCGCGGGACGGGCGGGAGGCGCAGGAGGAGTTCCGCCTGTCGCGCCGGCTTTCCGGCGGCGCGGGTGCGGGCTGGTATCGCGTCGTGGTGCGCCCGATGGACAGTGGCGGCCGCAGCCTCAACGTGTGGCAGGTTGCCGATATCAGCGACGAGCGGGCGGAGCAGGAAGGCTTCTTCCAGGAGTTGCAGAACGCCATCGACTATCTGGACCATGCGCCGGTCGGTTTCTTCTCGTCGGCGCGCGACGGGTCCATCGTCTACCTCAATGCGACGCTGGCGGGCTGGCTCGGCTTCGATCTTGCCACCTTCGATCCCGGCAGCGTGACGGTGCCGGAACTGGTGGGCGAGGAGGGCCGTGCCTTCCTGTCCGCGACCGGCGAATCGGAGCCGGATCGGATCCATGTCCTGGACGTGGATCTGGTGACCCGCTCCGGACAGCGGCTTCCCGTGCGGCTGATGCGGCAGGCCACGGCCACCGCCGACGAGCGGCTTGGGCATATGCGCACAGTTGTCCTGAACCGTTCGGGGCAGGTGGCCGGCGCGGGCGACACGCTGGAAAAACTGGAGATGCGCTTCAACCGCTTCTTCCACACATCGCCCATGGCCATAGCCTCGCTGGATTCCCGCGGCCATGTCACGCGCGCCAACGCGGCCTTTTCACGCCTGTTCGGCGCCAAGGTGGCCGAGGGGACGGCCAGCCTGGAGGGCGCATTGCGCGACGAGGGCCGGGAAGCGATGCGCGGCGCCATCGACGCGGCGGCGCGGGGGCAGGCGGGCATCCCGTCGCTCGACGTGGAGATCGCAGGCGATCCGGCGCGCTCCGTGCGCCTGTATTTCAGCGCGGTCGGGGATGTCGCGGACGACGGCTCGGAGGCCGCGCTGGTCTACGGCATCGACTTTACCGACCAGAGGGCCCTGGAGGAGCAGTTCGCCAAGGCACAGAAGATGCAGGCCATCGGCAATCTCGCCGGCGGCATCGCGCATGACTTCAACAACGTGCTGACGATCATCACCGCCTCCGTGGATTTCCTGCTGCTCAACCACCGGACCGGCGATCCCTCGTTCCAGGACCTGCTGCTCATCAAGCAGAGCGCCAACCGTGCCGCCTCTCTCGTGCGGCAACTGCTTGCCTATTCGCGGCGGCAGACCATGCGGCCCAAGATGCTGAACCTCACCGACGTGGTGGCGGACATGCATCTTCTGCTGCGCCGCATATCGGGCGACCTCGTCAAGCTGGAACGCCACCACGCGCGCGACCTGTGGCCCGTCATGGCCGATATCGGCCAGTTCGAGCAGGTGGTCACGAACCTCGTGCAGAACGCGCGCGACGCCATGCCGGACGGCGGGCGGATCGACATCGCCACGCGCAACGTGCCGGCAACCGAGACGGCAGCCTTCAATTATCCGGAGCTGACATTCGGCGACTATGTCCTGGTGGAGGTGTCCGACACCGGTTCGGGAATGCCGGCGGAGGTGGCGGAGCGCATTTTCGAGCCGTTCTTCACCACCAAGGAAATCGGCAAGGGCACCGGGCTCGGCCTGTCCATGGTCTACGGCATCATCAAGCAGTCCGGCGGATTCATCTACGTCGACTCCAGGCCCGGAGAAGGCACGACGTTCCGCATATTCCTGCCGCGTCACGTGCCGGCGGAGGTGGCCCAGTCTGCGCCGGAAACGCTGGCGGCCGCCACCGTGCCCGCCGGCAAGCTGGACCTGTCGGGTACGGCGACGATCCTTCTGGTCGAAGACGAGGATCATGTTCGCGCCGGCAATGTCCGCGCATTGAAGATGCGTGGCTACGACGTGCACGAGGCGTCATCGGGTGTCGAGGCGCTGGCCATCATGGAAGAACTCGGCGGCCGTGTGGACCTCGTGGTCTCGGACGTGATGATGCCGGAAATGGACGGGCCGACCCTTCTGCGCGAGATGCGCAAGGAGCGTCCGGAGCTGAAGTTCATCTTCGTGTCGGGCTATGCTGAGGACGCTTTCGCCAAGAACCTGCCCGAAGGAGCGCGATTCGGCTTCCTGGCCAAGCCGTTCTCCCTGCGTGAGCTGGCCGTGGCCGTTAAGGAAATATTAGACGAATAG
- the dksA gene encoding RNA polymerase-binding protein DksA has translation MSETLQIGGDLREEEPFMNDRQRDYFRKKLLAWKSEILRESRETLEALATENPNLADAADRASSETDRAIELRARDRQRKLIAKIDAALQRIEDGTYGYCEETGEPISLKRLDARPIATLSLEAQERHERREKVYRDE, from the coding sequence ATGAGCGAAACTCTGCAAATCGGAGGCGATCTTCGGGAGGAGGAGCCTTTCATGAACGACCGTCAGCGGGATTATTTCCGGAAGAAGCTACTCGCCTGGAAGAGCGAGATTCTCCGCGAATCCCGTGAAACGCTCGAAGCGCTCGCAACCGAAAACCCGAACCTCGCCGATGCTGCCGACAGGGCCTCCTCGGAAACGGACAGGGCAATCGAATTGCGCGCGCGCGACCGCCAGAGAAAGTTGATCGCCAAGATCGACGCGGCTCTGCAGCGGATCGAAGACGGCACTTACGGCTATTGCGAAGAAACGGGAGAGCCCATCAGCCTCAAGAGGCTGGACGCTCGTCCCATCGCGACGCTGTCGCTGGAGGCACAGGAGCGCCACGAACGGCGCGAGAAAGTGTACAGGGACGAATAG
- a CDS encoding histidine phosphatase family protein: MSTNPSLRLYCLRHFHAARPLPGQRDFDRPLDARGQAQARQIASKIISQAIRFSTVFVSPSVRTMETAALIGVAADDPRIVVSPTLYEAPSEAYFDLLRGGAPDGSLIVGHNPGMEEFIFALCRNAGSNAELQARGLATGGFAGIDVAMGREAFAAGSGRLSSLLMPPRP, from the coding sequence ATGTCGACCAATCCATCCCTACGCCTTTATTGTCTCAGACACTTTCACGCGGCAAGGCCACTTCCGGGCCAGCGCGATTTCGACAGGCCGCTGGATGCCCGCGGACAGGCTCAGGCCCGGCAAATAGCCTCAAAAATAATCAGTCAGGCGATCCGATTTTCCACAGTTTTCGTATCGCCATCGGTGCGCACGATGGAAACGGCGGCCTTGATCGGCGTCGCTGCGGATGATCCCCGAATCGTCGTCTCTCCCACGCTGTACGAAGCGCCGAGTGAAGCGTATTTCGATCTGCTGCGCGGTGGCGCACCCGATGGCAGCCTGATCGTCGGCCACAATCCCGGCATGGAAGAGTTCATCTTCGCGCTCTGCCGCAACGCCGGCAGCAATGCGGAGTTGCAGGCTCGCGGCCTGGCCACGGGCGGGTTTGCCGGCATCGATGTCGCCATGGGACGCGAGGCGTTCGCAGCCGGTTCGGGGCGGCTTTCGTCGCTGTTGATGCCGCCGCGTCCGTGA
- a CDS encoding YcjX family protein, with the protein MPNLMDEALYAIDNLTDRATELFHPTLRLGVAGLSRAGKTVFITALVHNLLHGGRLPVFSAQAEGRIGRTYLEEQPDDAVPRFQYEDHVRTMVEERLWPQSTRAISELRLTIEYQSASGWSRFFSAGKLSLDIVDYPGEWLLDLPLLDKDFATFSAESLARARLPSRAGMAAPFLALVDALDPMAPAEEMESQRLSMAFTEYLRRCREDGTALSTLPPGRFLMPGDLEGSPALTFAPLVLPANGASAPRNSFAAVHARRYEAYKSVVVKPFFRDHFARLDRQIILIDALQAINAGPEAVQDLETALADILSCFRPGRASWLGGLLTRRIDRLLVAATKADHLHRESHKRLEAIVRRIVASAVERARFSGAESEVVAMAAVRATREATVEDGGERLPVIVGTPLAGERIGGETFDGETETAIFPGDLPRDPNRLFDPGGRADPLNFVRFRPPRLERDDTGLTLSLPHIRLDRAMQFLIGDRLA; encoded by the coding sequence ATGCCCAACCTGATGGATGAGGCGCTTTACGCCATCGACAATCTGACGGACCGGGCAACCGAACTGTTCCACCCGACGCTGCGGCTGGGGGTTGCGGGGCTGTCGCGTGCCGGCAAGACGGTCTTCATCACCGCTTTGGTGCACAATTTGCTGCATGGCGGCCGCCTGCCTGTCTTCTCGGCGCAGGCGGAAGGACGCATCGGTCGCACCTACCTGGAGGAGCAGCCGGACGATGCCGTGCCTCGTTTCCAGTACGAGGACCATGTACGCACGATGGTGGAGGAGCGGCTTTGGCCACAATCCACCCGGGCCATTTCCGAATTGCGGCTGACGATCGAGTATCAGTCGGCATCGGGTTGGTCGCGCTTCTTCTCGGCCGGCAAGCTTTCGCTCGACATCGTCGACTACCCCGGCGAATGGCTTCTCGACCTGCCTTTGCTCGACAAGGATTTCGCCACCTTCTCGGCCGAGTCCCTGGCCCGCGCGCGCCTCCCGTCGCGGGCCGGGATGGCTGCGCCCTTCCTTGCGCTTGTCGATGCGCTCGATCCGATGGCGCCGGCCGAGGAGATGGAAAGCCAGCGGCTGAGCATGGCCTTCACCGAGTATCTGCGCCGCTGCCGAGAGGACGGCACTGCCCTGTCGACGCTGCCGCCCGGCCGCTTCCTGATGCCGGGCGATCTGGAGGGGTCTCCGGCGCTGACATTCGCGCCGCTCGTGCTGCCGGCCAACGGCGCCTCCGCGCCCAGGAACAGCTTTGCCGCCGTCCATGCGCGCCGCTACGAAGCCTACAAGAGCGTCGTGGTGAAACCCTTCTTCCGCGATCATTTCGCCCGGCTGGACCGGCAGATCATCCTGATCGACGCCCTGCAGGCCATCAACGCCGGCCCGGAAGCCGTACAGGATCTCGAAACGGCGCTGGCGGACATCCTCTCCTGCTTCCGGCCGGGACGGGCAAGCTGGCTGGGCGGGCTCCTGACCCGGCGGATAGACAGGCTTCTGGTTGCCGCCACCAAGGCCGACCATCTGCACCGCGAAAGTCACAAGCGGCTGGAAGCCATCGTGCGCCGTATCGTCGCCTCGGCGGTGGAGCGCGCCCGCTTTTCGGGCGCGGAGTCGGAGGTCGTCGCCATGGCCGCCGTGCGCGCCACGCGTGAAGCGACCGTCGAGGATGGCGGCGAGCGCCTGCCGGTCATCGTGGGCACGCCCCTGGCCGGCGAGAGGATCGGCGGCGAAACCTTCGACGGCGAAACGGAAACGGCGATTTTTCCGGGCGATCTCCCGCGCGACCCCAACCGCTTGTTCGATCCGGGCGGCAGGGCCGATCCGCTGAACTTCGTGCGCTTTCGGCCGCCCCGGCTGGAACGCGACGACACGGGCCTGACCCTGTCGCTGCCGCATATCAGGCTGGACCGCGCAATGCAGTTCCTGATCGGAGATCGCCTCGCATGA